The following nucleotide sequence is from Deltaproteobacteria bacterium.
CGAACTGCCGTCGACGCTGATCTGCTCACGAATCGTCTTCACATTTCACCTCGTGAAATAATTCTCCCCGTTTGTATCCGCACCGCTAGCCCATCGTCAAACGGCAAATGAAAGTAGAAATATTTTTTGCGCCCTTTACGGCAACACTCCGAATCCGAAACTCTGTGATCTCTGTGTCCTCTGTGGTGAATTCATCTCTTCTTCCGCGGCGCTATTGCATTGTCTAATCCTTCCCCAACGACACCGCAAAAATCCCGCCCACCACCAGCGCCGCACCCGCCAGCTTTCTCGCCGTCACGTTCTCGATCTGACGCGCTATGAACGGCGTCAAGATCGACACGAACACCGTGTAACTGTTCACCAACGGCGCGACGATTGACACCCGCTCCATGCTGTAAGCGACGTACATGAACAGAAACGAGCCGCCAGTAAAAACTCCCGAAGCGATGAACCAGCGCGCTACCGGCAGCGGCGGCAGGATGAATTTCTCGCGCTGAAAAAAACGGTTGATGACGAAGATCTCAACGGTGGAAACCGCGGCGGCGATCGCCGCCGCAAGCATCGGCTGTCCGCCGCCGCCGCCCAAGCCCCAACGCACGGCGATGTCTTTGAATGAAAAGAGCAGCGCGCATAGAAAAGGAAATATCAGCTCGCTCTTCTTGTACGAAGTCGCCTCGCCGCCCCACGACACGATCACCAAGCCGCCGACGGTGAGCAAGACGCCGAACAACACCAGCGGCGCCGGCCGTTCACCGAGGATCACAATCGCCAGCAGGGTCGAAAACATCGGCGTGGTGTTGACGATGGTCGAAGTCACCGAACTGCCGAGATTGCGGATGCCGCGAAAGCTCAACACCCGGGTCACGCCGGGAACGAACAAACCGATGGCGACGTAGATCAAATTGTCGGCCACCCACAAGCGAGCCGGCGATTCAAAGATCAGATGGGCTGCCAAAAGAAACAGCGCGTTGGCGGCGATGGTGATCCACGCGCCCCAGGCCGTCGCGGCGACATGATAACCGCGCTGGGCCAACAGACTGGCGATGGCGAAACAAATCGAGGTCAGTAAACCAAATGAGATCGGCGACACAGCGGGCAGCGAGTTCCCTTCACAAATATTTTCGTCTACAGTGGCTTATAGCTGAAATCACCACCAACTGCATTCATGGCCGCTAAAAATTTTGCGCCGCTGCGCCGAAAGCTGCTGCACTGGTACGACCGCAACAAACGCGACTTGCCCTGGCGCCACACCAAAGATCCCTACGCGATCTGGCTCTCCGAGACGATGCTACAGCAAACCCAGGTGAAAACCGTCCTACGCTATTACGAAATGTTTTTGCGGACGTTTCCAAATGTCGAGAAGCTCGACCGTGCACGGTTGGAAAAAGTCCTGCGCGCTTGGTCCGGCGTGGGCTACTACCGGCGCGCCGAAAATCTAAAAAAAGCCGCGCG
It contains:
- a CDS encoding DMT family transporter, with protein sequence MCEGNSLPAVSPISFGLLTSICFAIASLLAQRGYHVAATAWGAWITIAANALFLLAAHLIFESPARLWVADNLIYVAIGLFVPGVTRVLSFRGIRNLGSSVTSTIVNTTPMFSTLLAIVILGERPAPLVLFGVLLTVGGLVIVSWGGEATSYKKSELIFPFLCALLFSFKDIAVRWGLGGGGGQPMLAAAIAAAVSTVEIFVINRFFQREKFILPPLPVARWFIASGVFTGGSFLFMYVAYSMERVSIVAPLVNSYTVFVSILTPFIARQIENVTARKLAGAALVVGGIFAVSLGKD